A single region of the Rhizobium sp. NLR16a genome encodes:
- a CDS encoding GGDEF domain-containing phosphodiesterase, producing the protein MHVLAETAVATIRPMLSPEQLRRLYKQKSESGRKTATRNGLWIAVAAYLAYSFTDYLFIGDVVRYTIAGRLAVGAGALCVLELLLYCKAKADTVDMAAAVSVLAAYLVWLLTAQMTTVTDAFSYYMVFGSIFMMSVNLFFSFRFPLALAASVTNMLIFIGALCLFAPMLLLHKLILGAFCISCFIFTSYVNLQLNRERYKVFLNALEASLQQAAADERGRALLHLSNTDSLTGLENRRAIDQRLRDYWQRWQDHRAPFAVLLIDVDYFKHYNDCYGHQEGDRCLVAVSQLLQSVASSWGSIIGRYGGEEFIVITPMPNSQRATDLAEAICADVRALAWPHEHRRDGTAVITVSVGVSYTRDETKQVDKVVHEADRALYAAKATGRNTLVVFDPEDPQSSDDSEDIAATLKIAIEHGLVSLVYQPIRNIQTGKTDGVEALMRLRMLDGTQIPPAMFIPVAERTGSIVELGRWAIRTVCRDLLATGLVQVASVNVSPIELKLPGFASYVAATLAEFGVTGARLAFEITEGVELEIDQTVVRCISDLRKLGAQVWLDDFGTGFAGLSWLRLIEFDTVKIDRSFLHDCNTEKGKRMLLDIISLLRNRGVRILIEGVETIEHQRLMQQYGINQIQGYYIGRPASAAQLESDNVLPFGLVRKV; encoded by the coding sequence ATGCACGTGTTAGCCGAGACCGCAGTCGCCACAATAAGGCCGATGCTGTCGCCAGAACAGTTGCGCCGTCTTTATAAGCAGAAGAGCGAGAGCGGCCGAAAGACCGCTACGCGCAACGGCCTCTGGATAGCGGTGGCCGCTTACCTTGCATACTCTTTCACCGATTATCTCTTTATTGGCGACGTGGTCCGGTACACGATCGCCGGTCGATTGGCGGTTGGCGCCGGTGCGCTGTGCGTGTTGGAACTCTTGCTCTACTGCAAGGCAAAAGCCGATACGGTCGATATGGCTGCGGCGGTGTCCGTGCTGGCAGCTTATCTTGTCTGGCTTCTCACCGCTCAGATGACCACGGTCACGGACGCCTTTTCATACTATATGGTTTTTGGCTCGATCTTTATGATGAGCGTCAACCTGTTCTTCAGTTTCCGGTTTCCGCTAGCTCTTGCGGCCTCCGTAACGAACATGCTCATCTTCATCGGCGCCCTCTGTTTGTTCGCGCCGATGCTGCTTCTTCATAAGCTGATCCTCGGTGCGTTCTGCATTTCTTGCTTTATTTTTACCTCTTACGTGAACCTTCAACTCAACAGAGAGCGCTATAAAGTCTTCCTGAATGCTCTTGAAGCGAGTTTGCAGCAAGCTGCTGCCGACGAAAGAGGTAGGGCCCTTTTGCATCTCTCGAACACCGACTCGTTGACCGGGCTGGAAAATCGCCGGGCGATTGATCAACGTCTGCGTGACTACTGGCAACGCTGGCAGGACCATAGGGCGCCCTTTGCCGTCCTGCTTATCGATGTCGATTATTTCAAACACTATAACGACTGCTACGGCCATCAAGAAGGTGACCGGTGCCTTGTCGCTGTCTCGCAGCTTCTCCAAAGCGTGGCCTCGTCCTGGGGCTCGATTATCGGGCGATACGGAGGTGAGGAATTCATCGTCATCACGCCAATGCCGAATTCGCAAAGAGCGACCGACCTGGCAGAAGCAATTTGTGCTGACGTCCGAGCGTTGGCCTGGCCACACGAGCACAGGCGGGACGGGACCGCCGTAATCACCGTGAGTGTCGGCGTGTCCTATACGCGGGATGAGACCAAACAGGTCGACAAGGTCGTCCATGAAGCCGATCGCGCGCTTTATGCCGCCAAGGCAACGGGTCGCAACACCCTCGTGGTCTTCGATCCCGAAGACCCGCAGAGTAGCGATGACAGCGAGGATATAGCCGCGACGTTGAAAATTGCGATTGAACACGGGCTTGTCTCACTCGTCTATCAGCCGATCCGCAACATTCAGACAGGCAAGACGGACGGCGTTGAAGCTTTGATGCGTTTGAGGATGTTGGACGGGACGCAGATACCACCTGCTATGTTTATTCCAGTTGCGGAAAGGACAGGTTCGATTGTTGAACTCGGCCGGTGGGCAATCCGCACTGTTTGCCGAGACCTGTTGGCAACCGGCTTGGTGCAAGTTGCCAGCGTCAACGTTTCGCCGATTGAACTTAAACTGCCAGGTTTCGCCAGCTATGTCGCTGCGACGCTCGCAGAATTCGGCGTGACGGGTGCTCGGCTTGCTTTCGAAATTACAGAAGGCGTTGAGCTGGAAATCGACCAGACCGTGGTTCGTTGCATCAGCGACCTGAGAAAGCTAGGCGCTCAAGTCTGGCTGGACGACTTCGGCACAGGGTTTGCCGGGCTCTCGTGGCTTCGCCTCATAGAATTCGACACAGTCAAGATCGATCGATCCTTCCTCCATGATTGCAACACGGAAAAAGGGAAGCGGATGTTGCTTGACATCATCAGCCTGCTGCGCAATCGCGGCGTAAGGATACTCATTGAAGGCGTTGAGACCATTGAACATCAGCGGCTGATGCAGCAGTACGGAATCAACCAGATCCAAGGATATTACATCGGACGGCCCGCGTCGGCAGCTCAGCTTGAATCTGACAACGTGCTGCCGTTCGGCCTGGTCAGGAAGGTTTGA
- a CDS encoding adenine deaminase C-terminal domain-containing protein — MNAIPRQEPFDLNDPELRARAVAAARGDAPFDMLITGGRLLDAVTGLIREADIGLVGALIASVHTPASRTDAIEIIDATGATLTPGLIDTHMHVESSMVTPAEYASAVLARGVTTAVWDPHEFGNVHGLDGVRWAIEAARALPLRMILLAPSCVPSAPGLELAGADFDAAVVAEMLRSPAVGGVAEVMNMRGVIDGDPRMSAIVNSGLASGKLVCGHARGLEGADLNAFMAAGVTSDHELTSGADLAAKLSAGLTIELRGSHDHLLQEFVEVLNGLGQLPPTVTLCTDDVFPDELYQSGGLDDVARRLVRYGMKPEWALRAATFNAAERLKRSDLGLVASGRRADLVLFEDLTEFRARLVISDGRIVARNGSMEAAVQPFDTAPLVNSIKLPPLTENDFRVPAKGARVRIATIDRPRFTQWGEAETEVQDGFVVPPAGSAMIAVAHRHGKAGGTPRIGFLTGWGEWRGAFCTTVSHDSHNLTVFGGNAADMALAANAVIAAGGGMAVAKDGVIQSILPLPLSGLVTDASLKDTASAFAEIRKAMDKIVDWKPPYRVFKACFGATLACNAGPHLTDRGIADVVTGKVVESPVLEIF, encoded by the coding sequence ATGAACGCCATTCCTCGTCAGGAACCTTTCGATCTCAACGATCCCGAATTGCGCGCCCGGGCAGTTGCCGCCGCCCGCGGCGACGCTCCCTTTGATATGCTCATCACCGGCGGCCGGCTGCTCGATGCGGTGACAGGCCTGATCCGGGAGGCTGATATCGGCCTCGTCGGCGCGCTCATCGCAAGCGTCCATACGCCGGCAAGCCGAACGGATGCCATCGAGATCATCGATGCGACCGGCGCCACCCTGACGCCGGGCCTGATCGATACGCACATGCATGTCGAAAGCTCGATGGTGACACCGGCAGAATATGCAAGCGCCGTGCTGGCGCGCGGTGTCACGACGGCCGTCTGGGATCCGCATGAATTCGGCAACGTCCATGGCCTCGACGGCGTGCGCTGGGCGATCGAGGCGGCACGTGCATTGCCGCTGCGCATGATCCTGCTCGCCCCCTCCTGCGTGCCGTCTGCACCGGGCCTGGAACTTGCCGGCGCCGATTTCGATGCCGCCGTCGTTGCCGAGATGCTGCGTTCACCCGCTGTCGGCGGCGTTGCCGAAGTCATGAACATGCGCGGCGTCATCGACGGCGATCCACGCATGAGCGCTATCGTCAACTCTGGCCTTGCCTCCGGCAAGCTCGTCTGCGGCCATGCTCGGGGCCTCGAAGGCGCTGACCTCAACGCCTTCATGGCAGCGGGCGTCACCTCGGACCACGAACTCACCTCCGGCGCCGATCTCGCCGCCAAGCTTTCCGCCGGCCTGACGATCGAGCTGCGCGGCTCTCACGATCATCTCTTGCAGGAATTCGTCGAGGTGCTGAACGGTCTCGGCCAGCTGCCCCCCACCGTTACGCTCTGTACCGACGACGTCTTTCCCGATGAACTCTACCAAAGCGGCGGCCTCGACGATGTCGCCCGCCGCCTGGTGCGCTACGGCATGAAACCGGAATGGGCACTGCGGGCCGCGACCTTCAACGCCGCTGAGCGGCTGAAGCGTTCCGATCTCGGCCTTGTCGCCTCGGGCCGCCGCGCCGATCTCGTTCTCTTCGAGGATCTCACGGAATTCCGAGCACGCCTCGTCATATCAGACGGCCGCATCGTCGCCCGCAACGGCAGCATGGAGGCGGCCGTTCAGCCGTTCGATACGGCGCCGCTCGTCAACTCCATCAAGCTACCGCCGCTGACGGAGAATGATTTCCGCGTCCCTGCGAAGGGCGCGCGCGTCCGCATCGCTACCATCGACCGTCCGCGCTTCACGCAATGGGGCGAAGCCGAAACGGAAGTCCAAGACGGCTTCGTCGTGCCGCCGGCCGGCAGCGCCATGATCGCCGTCGCCCATCGCCACGGAAAGGCCGGAGGCACCCCGCGCATCGGCTTTCTCACCGGCTGGGGCGAATGGCGCGGCGCCTTCTGCACCACCGTTTCGCATGATAGCCACAACCTCACCGTCTTCGGCGGCAATGCGGCCGACATGGCGCTCGCCGCCAACGCCGTCATAGCAGCCGGCGGCGGCATGGCAGTCGCCAAGGACGGCGTAATCCAGTCGATCCTGCCGCTCCCGCTCTCCGGCCTCGTCACCGACGCCTCACTGAAGGACACCGCCTCAGCCTTTGCCGAAATCCGCAAGGCCATGGACAAAATCGTCGACTGGAAGCCACCCTACCGCGTCTTCAAGGCCTGTTTCGGCGCAACACTCGCCTGCAATGCGGGTCCGCACCTAACGGACCGGGGGATTGCGGATGTGGTGACGGGGAAGGTGGTGGAAAGTCCGGTGCTGGAGATTTTCTAG
- a CDS encoding nucleoside hydrolase, which produces MGAWIDTDMGFDDIAAILVVAQSKYQIDGVSLVFGNTPLPQVRANAAGAASAFGWTFPVHTGRAAPVLGKPETAQAILGETGIPTSGTSLPKAPPSAESDAFTALCRWLDGDGPHRILALGPLTNIAAVALARPDLAARITDIVWMGGGVTSGNHTASAEFNALADPEALAIVIAHGLPLRMVDLDLCRKIVARPEDAEPVRSAGGANAELIADMFAGYIGIGTSRGRPGMAIYDPSAAVAFVAPDIVSFRPARIDVELQGALTRGRTVVETRATHATFNAQFAADIDVEKARTIILAALVNEARK; this is translated from the coding sequence ATGGGTGCATGGATCGATACCGACATGGGCTTCGACGACATCGCCGCCATTCTGGTGGTGGCGCAGTCGAAATATCAGATCGACGGCGTCTCGCTGGTCTTCGGCAATACGCCGCTGCCGCAGGTGCGGGCGAATGCCGCAGGCGCCGCCAGCGCCTTCGGCTGGACGTTCCCCGTCCATACCGGTCGTGCAGCACCTGTTCTCGGCAAGCCCGAAACCGCCCAGGCGATCCTCGGCGAAACCGGCATTCCGACGTCAGGCACCAGTCTGCCGAAGGCCCCTCCCAGTGCCGAGAGCGATGCCTTCACCGCGCTCTGCCGCTGGCTCGACGGCGACGGACCCCACCGCATCCTGGCGCTCGGGCCGCTCACCAATATCGCCGCCGTGGCGCTCGCCCGCCCCGATCTTGCCGCGCGCATCACCGACATCGTCTGGATGGGCGGCGGCGTCACATCGGGCAACCATACGGCCTCTGCCGAGTTCAACGCGCTCGCCGATCCCGAGGCGCTGGCAATTGTTATCGCCCATGGCCTGCCGTTGCGTATGGTCGATCTCGATCTCTGCCGCAAGATAGTTGCAAGGCCCGAAGATGCCGAGCCGGTGCGCAGTGCCGGCGGCGCCAATGCCGAACTGATCGCCGACATGTTCGCCGGTTATATAGGCATCGGCACCAGCCGTGGTCGTCCCGGCATGGCAATTTACGATCCCTCAGCCGCCGTGGCTTTCGTCGCCCCCGATATCGTTAGCTTCCGCCCCGCCCGCATCGACGTCGAACTGCAGGGCGCCCTCACCCGTGGCCGCACCGTCGTCGAGACCCGCGCCACGCATGCGACCTTCAACGCCCAATTCGCCGCCGATATCGACGTCGAGAAGGCGCGTACCATCATTCTCGCCGCTTTGGTCAACGAGGCCCGCAAATGA